In Crassostrea angulata isolate pt1a10 chromosome 6, ASM2561291v2, whole genome shotgun sequence, a genomic segment contains:
- the LOC128187639 gene encoding uncharacterized protein LOC128187639, with amino-acid sequence MLQDPTRVTYPLPTIYPGGETYPPGFSPVTTQVPYSPVVVYFTNAPLIPCGTYPPRQTPFVGGTYPTGTVPPRTYTPFVGGTYPPSQTFGPYFTQPTFRPYQTYPTNKTPYVGGTYPTGTVPPPTPFVGGTYPPGYIPRQTPPPKPQAPILVPGEPYPSRETPYPGGTFPTGTVRVQYTPFIGGTYPPSFTFRPGQTLPTFVPGQTYPTNETPYPSGTYPTCVTLPPYTPFVGGTYPPSYTPPPYYRPSTFRPGGTYPTNQTPYPYGTYPVGTVPMGTPFVGGTYPPGFTFKPQPTTQSPFIPEQTYPINVTPYPLAKLSHLKNLSTILDTIPLRNIPTRCDGAIHPLPTGNLPTRLYYSTTVHHTSTNPITTTNLCP; translated from the exons ATGCTACAAGACCCAACAAGGGTAACGTATCCTCTGCCAACCATCTATCCAGGTGGAGAAACCTATCCTCCAGGTTTCAGCCCAGTGACAACCCAAGTTCCTTACAGCCCTGTTGTGGTGTACTTTACAAATGCTCCACTGATCCCATGTGGCACCTATCCACCAAGACAGACACCATTTGTCGGCGGAACCTATCCAACTGGAACTGTACCCCCAAGGACTTACACTCCATTTGTCGGCGGCACTTATCCACCCAGTCAGACCTTTGGTCCTTATTTCACTCAGCCCACATTTAGGCCCTACCAGACCTACCCAACCAACAAGACTCCATACGTTGGTGGAACCTACCCAACTGGAACTGTACCACCTCCAACTCCATTTGTTGGTGGAACCTATCCTCCAGGATACATACCAAGGCAAACACCACCACCCAAACCACAGGCTCCTATTCTGGTCCCTGGAGAACCCTATCCATCCAGAGAGACACCCTACCCTGGCGGAACTTTCCCTACAGGCACTGTTCGAGTACAGTACACTCCCTTCATTGGTGGAACATATCCACCCTCTTTCACTTTCCGACCAGGACAGACACTACCAACTTTTGTGCCAGGGCAGACCTACCCAACTAATGAGACCCCATATCCAAGTGGAACCTACCCAACCTGTGTCACTTTGCCTCCATACACACCTTTTGTTGGCGGAACATATCCGCCAAGCTACACACCACCTCCATATTACAGACCATCAACATTCAGACCAGGTGGCACATATCCAACCAATCAGACACCTTATCCATATGGCACCTATCCAGTTGGCACTGTCCCAATGGGAACACCCTTCGTTGGAGGAACCTATCCACCAGGATTCACCTTTAAACCACAACCTACCACACAAAGCCCATTCATTCCAGAACAGACCTATCCAATCAATGTTACACCATATCCTCTCGCCAAACTGTCACACCT GAAGAACCTATCCACCATTCTTGACACCATTCCCCTCAGGAACATACCCACCAGGTGTGACGGTGCCATACACCCCCTACCCACAGGGAACTTACCCACCAGGCTTTACTATTCCACCACAGTTCACCACACTTCAACCAACCCCATCACCACAACCAATCTATGTCCATAA
- the LOC128187637 gene encoding putative epidermal cell surface receptor has translation MVNDFANPCCKKPDCTISAHPGVIQGTGTTTPNPALPQTLPPKQQYCVYKNAQYLQGQTWEDGCSYKCRCDDSSHGIYTCNQRCPTVTSVTPGCTMKTDPRDSCCLVEVCPQPTPAPSQTKPVPTIQPIPFTGKVNLPTPSSVPGQPAPSPKPVGFCVYKSVTYMQGQKWDDGCDYACTCYDAEHGRYKCDPKCPRYMDLCDM, from the exons ATGGTCAACGACTTTGCCAACCCCTGCTGTAAGAAACCAGACTGTACCATCTCCGCTCACCCTGGTGTAATTCAGGGAACCGGAACAACTACGCCAAACCCCGCTCTGCCTCAGACCCTCCCACCAAAACAAC AATACTGTGTGTACAAAAATGCCCAGTATCTCCAGGGACAGACCTGGGAAGATGGCTGCAGCTACAAATGTCGCTGTGACGACTCGAGCCATGGAATCTACACCTGTAACCAGAG gtGCCCAACAGTCACCAGTGTTACCCCAGGCTGCACAATGAAGACTGATCCTAGGGACTCCTGCTGTCTTGTGGAAGTCTGCCCACAGCCCACACCAGCCCCCAGTCAGACTAAGCCAGTGCCCACTATTCAGCCCATACCCTTCACAGGAAAGGTCAATCTGCCCACACCTAGCTCAGTGCCCGGACAGCCAGCCCCATCACCAAAACCAGTTG GTTTCTGTGTGTACAAAAGTGTGACCTACATGCAAGGCCAGAAATGGGACGATGGATGTGATTACGCATGTACTTGCTATGACGCAGAGCATGGAAGATACAAATGTGATCCTAA ATGCCCAAGATACATGGATCTTTGTGACATGTGA